A single window of Debaryomyces hansenii CBS767 chromosome F complete sequence DNA harbors:
- a CDS encoding DEHA2F05522p (similar to uniprot|P46970 Saccharomyces cerevisiae YJR132W NMD5 Karyopherin a carrier protein involved in nuclear import of proteins): MDANLLLECFSATLQSDQSVRHQAELQLRQLVLTPGFLGGCLDIISSNNPAVSLPIKKAAAVFFKNRVVKYWGSEKQNKIDNDEKPGIRDRILPVLIESDYNTKQQLIPVLRVLISYDFPNNWKDLLETTGALLQQVPVGATKDEDFSQLYTGLLCFSEISRKFRWVSNSDRERELDAIIVQVFPHLLNIGNSIIANSENMTELTAEILKLILKVYKFVTYFDLPVVLQTRESLIAWGEFHGSIVNMNTPTYVLSSTLSEQEKSFLQISKCYKWAVANLYRIFTRYASKSLSKKFAYTDFQKMFCDDFIPHLITNFLSIIEQWCSKKRWLSLSCIYYLLQFLSHCVTQKPTWVLIKPYFENLVSHLIYPLLCPSDHVLEIFETDPHEYIHSNFDIYDEFDTPDVAALGLLVTFVDKRKKTTLEPIIKFVYNQLTDLQQQPETLEVAKKREGALRLMGGISHYVVIPHSPYYSQMEQFLTALVFPNLSSKFDFLKARTLEVSSKFADLNFENKDNLSVLFHGILNNFSTSNEESSLPVDFECALVIQAYIHLPEFQEALSTIILPTMSKLLDLSNQIDNDAISAVMQECVENFSEQLQPFGVDLMAKLVEQFMRLAVDINEASKVDVDEFDGEYEDQTDKIMAAVGLLNTMITVLLSFENSREICAKLEEVFSPVIEFVLINKIDDFLTEVGELMENSTFLSRSISPIMWKNFTYLYQSFTDGIALMYTEELSQCLQNFLIYGQEDLMKSPQLVENFYNIFNIIIESEDAQVGFNDIVLACELAQTFILMLQTQAQAYIPNLVNSVLKISQSMQQDEQHVKSSSFNITIQNVIIAAMVHDSNATLMNLQNHHQLVPFFVEWFKTISILKRVYDLKLSTLGLISLMDNNEALNLLGNDIVAQIGSKLASIMKTLPKAIENLEHKRKNFSESEFTSDQPYDDAWENHNDYDDDDDDVTGAQDLTHEPEASTTEYLDFLQQENVKLKNSGFFDEEDLELIEDPLAASPLDSLNVFQIFKQFSQRLHANDNAKYSIIFGSLDVSDQKIFTDIFEVVN; encoded by the coding sequence atggATGCAAATTTATTGTTAGAGTGCTTTTCAGCTACGTTGCAATCCGATCAATCAGTGAGGCATCAAGCTGAATTGCAACTTCGCCAATTAGTCTTAACACCAGGATTTTTGGGTGGTTGTCTTGATATTATATCATCGAATAATCCAGCGGTAAGTCTTCCTATCAAGAAAGCTGCAGCtgtatttttcaagaatcGAGTTGTTAAATATTGGGGAAGTGAAAAACAGAATAAGATTGACAATGATGAGAAGCCCGGTATAAGGGATCGTATTTTACCCGTATTAATTGAAAGTGACTATAACACTAAGCAACAGTTGATACCAGTATTGAGAGTTTTGATTTCGTATGACTTTCCTAATAATTGGAAAGACCTTTTAGAGACAACAGGCGCTCTTTTACAGCAAGTACCGGTTGGGGCCACCAAAGACGAAGATTTTTCACAGTTGTATACTGGATTATTATGTTTTAGTGAAATATCTAGAAAATTCAGATGGGTTTCCAATAGTGATAGAGAGCGTGAATTGGATGCAATCATTGTACAGGTTTTTCCACATTTATTAAACATCGGAAACTCTATAATTGCCAATTCTGAGAATATGACTGAGTTGACAgcagaaatattaaagcTAATCCTCAAAGTTTATAAATTTGTGACATATTTCGATTTGCCAGTTGTCTTACAAACTAGAGAATCATTGATTGCTTGGGGTGAATTTCATGGATCAATTGTCAATATGAATACACCAACTTATGTATTGAGTTCTACCTTAAGTGAACAGGAAAAATCATTTTtgcaaatttcaaaatgttATAAATGGGCAGTTGCTAATTTATACCGTATCTTTACAAGGTATGCATCAAAAAGTTTATCTAAAAAATTTGCATACACAGACTTTCAGAAAATGTTTTGTGATGATTTCATACCTCATTTAATAACTAACTTCTTATCAATCATAGAACAGTGGTGTTCAAAAAAAAGATGGCTAAGTCTATCATgcatttattatttattacagTTTTTAAGTCACTGTGTTACGCAAAAGCCAACATGGGTATTAATCAAGCCTTACTTTGAAAACTTGGTATCTCATTTAATCTATCCATTATTATGCCCATCCGACCATGTGttagaaatttttgaaaccGATCCCCATGAGTACATACACTCTAATTTTGACATATATGATGAGTTTGATACGCCTGATGTCGCGGCACTTGGGTTGTTAGTTACTTTTGTTGATAAACGGAAAAAGACAACGTTGGAAccaattataaaatttgtatataatcaattaactGATTTGCAGCAGCAGCCAGAAACACTTGAGGTTGCTAAGAAGAGAGAAGGTGCATTGAGGTTAATGGGAGGGATATCTCACTACGTTGTCATACCACATTCGCCATATTACTCTCAGATGGAACAATTTTTGACGGCGTTAGTTTTTCCTAATCTTTCTTCTAAGTTTGATTTCTTAAAGGCAAGAACGTTGGAAGTATCTCTGAAATTTGCTGATTTGAACTTTGAGAATAAAGACAATTTGTCAGTATTATTCCATGGAATACTAAACAATTTCAGCACATCTAATGAAGAATCAAGTTTACCAGTTGATTTTGAATGTGCCTTGGTTATTCAGGCATACATTCATTTGCCAGAGTTTCAGGAAGCATTATCGACTATTATATTACCTACAATGTCAAAGTTATTGGACTTGTCTaatcaaattgataatgatgcAATTTCAGCAGTAATGCAGGAATGTGTTGAGAATTTCTCTGAGCAATTACAACCATTTGGAGTTGATTTAATGGCAAAATTGGTTGAGCAGTTTATGAGATTGGCAGTTGATATCAATGAAGCATCAAAAGTAGATGTGGACGAATTCGATGGAGAATATGAAGATCAGACAGATAAAATTATGGCAGCAGTAGGCTTGTTAAATACAATGATTACAGTTCTTTTATCATTCGAAAATTCCCGGGAGATTTGTGCTAAATTGGAAGAAGTATTTTCTCCagttattgaatttgtcTTGATTAATAAGATAGATGATTTTTTAACTGAAGTAGGTGAATTGATGGAAAATTCAACCTTCCTTTCAAGATCTATTAGCCCAATTATGTGGAAGAATTTTACGTATCTTTACCAATCATTCACAGATGGTATAGCATTGATGTACACGGAAGAGTTAAGCCAGTGTTTACAGaactttttgatttatgGGCAAGAAGACCTTATGAAATCACCACAGTTAGTAGAAAATTTCtacaatattttcaacattataATCGAGAGTGAAGATGCACAAGTAGGGTTCAACGACATCGTGCTTGCTTGTGAATTAGCTCAAACATTCATATTGATGTTGCAAACTCAGGCACAAGCGTACATTCCGAACTTGGTCAACAGCGTCTTGAAGATCTCACAAAGCATGCAACAAGATGAACAGCACGTCAAGTCCAGTTCATTTAATATCACCATCCAGAACGTTATCATTGCAGCAATGGTGCATGACTCAAATGCCACGTTAATGAACTTGCAAAACCATCACCAATTGGTACCATTTTTCGTTGAATGGTTCAAAACAATTTCCATTTTGAAACGTGTGTATGACTTGAAGTTATCGACACTTGGATTGATCAGTTTAATGGATAACAACGAAGCGTTGAATCTTTTGGGTAACGATATAGTCGCTCAAATCGGGTCGAAGCTCGCCTCCATCATGAAGACGTTGCCCAAAGCGATCGAAAACTTGGAACACAAAAGAAAGAACTTCAGTGAGTCTGAGTTTACTTCGGACCAACCCTACGACGATGCATGGGAAAACCACAATGACTACGACGATGACGACGATGATGTTACTGGTGCACAGGACCTCACCCACGAACCAGAAGCCAGCACTACCGAGTACTTGGACTTTTTGCAGCAAGAAAACGTCAAGTTAAAGAACTCCGGTTTTTTCGACGAAGAAGACCTAGAATTGATAGAGGACCCTCTAGCTGCATCTCCATTAGACAGTTTGAATGtattccaaatcttcaaacaGTTCAGTCAAAGATTGCATGCCAACGATAATGCCAAATATAGCATAATCTTTGGCTCATTGGACGTCTCGGATCAGAAGATATTCacagatatatttgaagtGGTTAACTAG
- a CDS encoding DEHA2F05544p (weakly similar to CA1939|IPF8000 Candida albicans IPF8000 unknown function): MLIKTLLVIALQFVNLTLGLNILMSSKNSWVSKNTRHLYAGLKAEGHNVKLIAPLNNNGHITEAGLASENNGASKREQGEQEEKREIVNGGDFGHLLPVHQKYYKTIKKLNNLPRGAKNVILKKDLENSDGGSTETVRNNYFGQDPLDESVWYVNASPLESLLIAFDVLLPQFEPDFKPDLVVLGPDEGLSLTPSTSSHQPLFHENHPNSDNVLDSMMRLTMLKKFPVIGVSTGDDHHIYFQDETFFNIQQNVLSKQLLKKNVFTKNIKFINARVIDLINKLTTSEQGILPENVALNVNFPSINHDVSHCTTSWKNKNNNDPTFKQVVYDKKYDHSKHNILPKYELVNDTIHIVGEYRVKIDEDAEQQTFVDKKSYYYSHISRRSSSTDSTTEPSGVSQDYSDNDDINQIMSNIDELNVLKNCGISVSVNHLIKGHGLGKDFFDLESLFN; this comes from the coding sequence ATGTTGATCAAAACCTTATTAGTGATTGCATTGCAATTTGTTAACTTGACATTAGGATTGAATATCTTGATGTCGTCAAAAAATTCATGGGTGTCAAAAAACACCCGTCATTTGTACGCTGGATTAAAGGCCGAGGGTCATAACGTCAAATTGATAGCAcctttgaataataatgggCATATCACTGAGGCGGGTCTTGCCAGTGAGAACAACGGAGCTTCTAAAAGAGAACAAGGAGAGCAAGAAGAAAAACGCGAGATCGTCAACGGAGGAGATTTCGGACACTTGTTGCCGGTGCACCAGAAGTACTACAAAACGATAAAAAAGTTGAACAACTTGCCACGCGGGGCCAAGAATGtgatattaaagaaagacTTGGAAAACTCTGACGGCGGGTCTACTGAAACGGTCAGAAACAACTACTTTGGACAAGATCCATTGGACGAATCAGTCTGGTACGTGAATGCATCGCCATTGGAGTCCTTATTGATTGCGTTTGACGTGCTTTTGCCTCAATTTGAACCCGACTTCAAGCCTGACTTGGTCGTCTTGGGTCCTGATGAAGGATTATCATTGACTCCTTCAACATCTAGCCATCAGCCATTATTCCACGAAAACCATCCAAACTCGGATAACGTATTGGATTCGATGATGCGTTTAACtatgttgaagaaattccCTGTCATTGGTGTATCTACCGGTGATGACCACCACATTTATTTCCAAGACGAAACCTTTTTCAACATCCAACAAAACGTCTTATCCAAgcaattgttgaaaaagaacGTCTTTACCAAAAACataaaattcattaatgcTAGAGTGATTGACTTGATTAACAAATTAACGACATCAGAGCAAGGAATATTACCAGAGAATGTGGCCTTGAATGTCAACTTTCCATCCATCAACCACGATGTCTCCCATTGTACTACATCATGgaaaaacaaaaacaacAATGACCCAACTTTTAAACAAGTTGTCTACGACAAAAAATACGATCACTCCAAGCATAATATATTACCAAAGTACGAATTGGTCAACGATACTATTCATATCGTTGGTGAATACAGAGTGaagattgatgaagatgcCGAACAACAGACCTTTGTTGATAAGAAATCTTATTACTATTCGCATATTCTGAGACGTTCCAGTTCCACAGATTCCACCACTGAACCTAGCGGAGTTAGTCAAGACTACTCTGACAACGATGATATCAACCAAATCATGAGTAACATCGACGAATTAAATGTATTGAAGAACTGTGGTATCAGTGTCAGTGTCAATCACTTGATAAAAGGTCATGGATTGGGCAAAGATTTCTTTGATCTTGAATCGTTATTCAACTGA
- a CDS encoding DEHA2F05566p (weakly similar to uniprot|P50276 Saccharomyces cerevisiae YGR055W MUP1 High affinity methionine permease integral membrane protein with 13 putative membrane-spanning regions) → MAPTLLPKVSIGSSTFSRMPLLERRKYHKLGTLSCMSLIVNKMIGTGIFSTPAIIFQYCQGNVGLYLFLWLVGGIIIFSGLVIFLEFALNLPFTNGGEKNYLLRVFRKPKGLMGCIYSFQMVLLGFSSGNAFAFGKYVLFAVNGEEIKEEEWSVKIIGVLCISFCIFLHIKFPNQGTSLFNLLGVFKIFILVLIIAIGLLVSVDIIKLPTTVDNFSNLFESTTKKDNNYYSISVALLEIIYSFKGWENANYVLSEVSDPYHVLTIAAPSAVVITTILYFLVIISYLIVIPKQELLDSGVLVAGIFFNKVFGESITSRILPIIISSSNLGNVMVVSFAHAHVNQELARNNYLPFSKYFEDINNSLLLHWFITVIIMVAPPSSEIYEFVVNLYIYPGTWINLLITIGLIYLHLNSRGEKWGKHNTGNGLETNSANNSIYDDNDNLILQLNDDSYTEFDSLISVENDNDTSKFSAPIICIVIFLFSNIFLAVFPFFPPPSDSSSSQSIIPYWCFPVVGTSVLLSGVAWFYIRRWFHTWRYDKYKIGEPNVKYEDDYSTN, encoded by the coding sequence ATGGCGCCAACATTATTGCCAAAGGTGTCCATAGGGTCATCGACTTTTTCGAGAATGCCTTTGttagaaagaagaaaatatcataaattaGGGACATTATCATGTATGTCTCTAATTGTGAATAAAATGATAGGTACGGGGATTTTCCTGACGCCAGctataatatttcaatactGTCAGGGGAACGTTGGATTATATTTGTTCTTATGGTTGGTAGGAggaataattattttcagtGGATTAGTGATATTCTTGGAGTTTGCATTAAATTTACCATTCACAAATGGAGGAGAAAAGAACTACTTGTTAAGGGTGTTTCGTAAACCGAAGGGTCTAATGGGATGTATTTATTCCTTTCAAATGGTTTTACTAGGATTCAGTTCTGGTAATGCTTTTGCTTTTGGaaaatatgtattattCGCCGTGAATGGAGAggaaattaaagaagagGAGTGGAGTGTTAAGATCATAGGGGTATTATGTATAAGtttttgcatttttttACATATAAAGTTTCCAAATCAAGgtacttcattatttaatcTATTAGGAGTATTCAAGATATTCATATTGGTCCTAATTATTGCAATAGGTTTACTTGTCTCGGTTGATATAATAAAGTTACCTACCactgttgataatttctcAAATTTGTTTGAATCTACGACCaaaaaagataataactattattcaatttcggTAGCTCTATTAGAAATCATCTATTCATTTAAGGGTTGGGAAAATGCTAATTACGTATTACTGGAAGTCTCAGATCCTTACCATGTTCTTACGATTGCTGCCCCATCCGCTGTTGTTATAACAACAATTTTATACTTTTTGGTTATTATATCCTATCTAATTGTGATTCCTAAACAAGAGTTATTAGATAGTGGGGTGTTGGTAGCaggaatatttttcaataaggTTTTTGGCGAAAGCATCACATCAAGGATTTTACcaattataatttcttcttctaacCTTGGAAATGTAATGGTGGTATCATTTGCTCATGCTCATGTTAATCAAGAGCTTGCGAGAAACAATTACTTACCtttttccaaatattttgaagatataaataattcgttATTATTGCATTGGTTTATTACTGTTATCATTATGGTTGCACCTCCATCATCAGAAATATATGAGTTTGTtgttaatttatatatatacccTGGTACATGGATCAACTTGTTAATAACAATTGGgttaatttatttgcatttgaATAGCAGAGGTGAGAAATGGGGAAAACACAATACTGGAAATGGATTAGAAACCAATTCAGCTAATAACAGTATCTATGATGACAACGAcaatttaattcttcaattgaatgatgACAGCTATACAGAATTTGACTCCTTAATATCAgtagaaaatgataatgatacGTCTAAGTTTTCTGCTCCTATTATATGCAttgttatatttttattctctAACATATTTTTAGCGGTGTTTCCATTCTTCCCACCACCATCAGATTCATCGTCATCTCAGCTGATAATACCGTACTGGTGCTTTCCTGTCGTAGGTACATCAGTTTTACTACTGGGTGTAGCTTGGTTTTACATCCGAAGATGGTTCCATACTTGGAGATACgacaaatataaaat